Proteins encoded by one window of Phenylobacterium soli:
- a CDS encoding iron-sulfur cluster assembly scaffold protein yields the protein MIDDLYSAKVLALAANLPRLGRLAEPDGSAEKVSKLCGSRVIVDVKLDGDHVADFAQEVKACALGQASASILGAHVIGAGAEELESARDQFRSMLKEGGPPPGGRFSDLAMLAPVKDYPARHASTLLAFDAVCEAVRKALGNHGARTSPAGAA from the coding sequence ATGATCGACGACCTCTATTCGGCCAAGGTGCTGGCGCTCGCCGCCAACCTGCCCCGGCTCGGCCGGCTGGCGGAGCCCGACGGCTCGGCCGAGAAGGTCTCCAAGCTGTGCGGCAGCCGGGTCATCGTCGACGTGAAGCTCGACGGCGACCACGTCGCCGACTTCGCCCAGGAGGTGAAGGCCTGCGCCCTCGGCCAAGCCTCGGCCTCCATCCTCGGCGCGCACGTCATCGGCGCCGGCGCCGAGGAGCTTGAAAGCGCTCGCGATCAGTTCCGTTCTATGCTGAAAGAGGGCGGTCCGCCGCCCGGCGGACGTTTCTCGGACCTCGCGATGCTCGCGCCTGTGAAGGACTATCCCGCCCGCCACGCCTCGACGCTGCTCGCGTTCGATGCAGTGTGCGAGGCCGTCCGCAAGGCCCTTGGGAACCATGGGGCGCGAACTAGCCCCGCCGGCGCGGCTTGA
- a CDS encoding NADPH-dependent FMN reductase, with product MADEVKILGFAGSLRQGSLNRALLRAAQAAAPGGMSIEIFDLAPVPLYNGDVEAEGDPAGVAAFKRAIRAADGVLMVTPEYNHGVPGVMKNAVDWASRPPQDAALSGKPVGIIGASPGATGSARGQSQLRQAFEFTNSFCMPQPEVLVFRAHEKFDAEGKLTDEATAKFLGRYLEAFKAWVLRFNG from the coding sequence ATGGCGGACGAGGTGAAAATTCTGGGATTTGCCGGCAGCCTCCGGCAAGGATCGCTCAACCGGGCCCTCTTGCGGGCGGCCCAGGCCGCCGCGCCCGGCGGCATGTCGATCGAGATCTTCGATCTGGCGCCGGTGCCGCTCTACAATGGCGACGTGGAGGCCGAGGGCGATCCCGCAGGCGTCGCCGCATTCAAGCGGGCGATCCGCGCGGCTGACGGCGTCCTGATGGTGACGCCCGAGTACAACCACGGCGTCCCCGGGGTGATGAAGAACGCCGTCGACTGGGCCTCTCGCCCGCCGCAAGACGCGGCCCTGAGCGGCAAGCCGGTCGGGATCATCGGGGCTTCCCCCGGCGCGACGGGTTCGGCCCGTGGCCAGAGCCAGCTGCGCCAGGCTTTCGAGTTCACCAATTCCTTCTGCATGCCTCAGCCGGAGGTCCTGGTGTTCCGCGCGCACGAGAAGTTCGACGCCGAGGGCAAGCTGACCGACGAGGCGACGGCGAAGTTCCTCGGCCGCTATCTCGAGGCGTTCAAGGCCTGGGTGCTGCGCTTCAATGGCTGA
- a CDS encoding SRPBCC domain-containing protein — MPIAPPPQLKAGLFARNVGAGKKDDKKKDAPKAAGPKGFPIEHRIGVQAPAEVIWNIVSDLERWSEWNPLYPKAAGAIRIGSQLTLTLALPGQAQRQIQPVVLEWVPNEQLHWRLTMLGGLVNNVRYIEIEQLAEESCIVSNGEIFGGLMGPTVAKSLGRAVHRGFREMNEALKARAEAHWSAAKG; from the coding sequence ATGCCCATCGCCCCGCCGCCCCAGCTCAAGGCCGGCCTCTTCGCCCGCAACGTCGGAGCCGGGAAGAAGGACGACAAGAAGAAGGACGCGCCCAAGGCCGCCGGCCCCAAGGGCTTCCCGATCGAGCATCGCATCGGCGTCCAGGCCCCGGCGGAGGTGATCTGGAACATCGTCTCCGACCTCGAGCGCTGGAGCGAGTGGAACCCGCTCTATCCAAAGGCGGCCGGCGCCATCCGCATCGGATCCCAGCTCACCCTGACCCTGGCCCTGCCGGGCCAGGCCCAGCGCCAGATCCAGCCGGTGGTGCTCGAGTGGGTGCCCAATGAGCAGCTCCACTGGCGGCTGACCATGCTCGGCGGGCTGGTGAACAACGTCCGCTACATCGAGATCGAGCAGCTCGCCGAGGAGAGCTGCATCGTCTCCAACGGCGAGATCTTCGGCGGCCTCATGGGCCCGACCGTCGCCAAGTCGCTGGGCCGCGCCGTGCACCGCGGCTTCCGCGAAATGAACGAGGCGCTCAAGGCCCGCGCCGAGGCGCACTGGAGCGCCGCCAAGGGTTAA
- the cysS gene encoding cysteine--tRNA ligase, which yields MTLKLYDTMAREKRDFAPADPKRVTMYVCGPTVYNFAHVGNFRPVVVFDVLFRLLRFTYGEEAVLYAANVTDVDDKINAKAAEEGVPIDTVTDRYLEAYNGDAEKLGALRPTFQPRATRTMDQIIDMIGRLVRNNAAYAAEGHVLFNTQAYAEYGKLSGRPLEEMIAGARVDVAPYKQNPADFVLWKPSKPGEPVWESPWGPGRPGWHIECSAMIEQTLGLPIDIHGGGIDLVFPHHENERAQGVCATHDHTYSRFWLHNGFLNFGEEKMSKSLGNVALAHELLKAYPGEAIRWALLVGHYRAPLEWNADLLDQAKRSLDRLYGALERAKDVEAATDVPSAAFVAALEDDLNTAAAMAELFGLASRLETAKGENKARAKGELLASARLMGFLAADPDSWFQGGVDESVKSRINELVAARDAARRAKDWPEADRIRGELAALNVEVLDGPTGATWRLKEQA from the coding sequence ATGACCTTGAAGCTCTACGACACCATGGCCCGCGAGAAGCGGGACTTCGCCCCCGCCGACCCCAAGCGGGTGACGATGTATGTGTGCGGGCCGACGGTCTACAACTTCGCCCACGTGGGCAATTTCCGGCCCGTCGTGGTGTTCGACGTGCTGTTCCGCCTGCTGCGCTTCACCTACGGCGAAGAGGCGGTGCTCTACGCGGCCAACGTCACCGACGTGGACGACAAGATCAACGCCAAGGCCGCCGAGGAAGGCGTGCCGATCGACACCGTCACCGACCGCTACCTCGAGGCCTACAACGGCGATGCGGAGAAGCTCGGCGCCCTTCGGCCGACCTTCCAGCCGCGCGCCACGCGGACCATGGACCAGATCATCGACATGATCGGCCGGCTGGTGCGCAACAACGCCGCCTACGCCGCCGAAGGCCATGTCCTGTTCAACACCCAGGCCTACGCCGAGTACGGCAAGCTCTCCGGCCGGCCGCTGGAGGAGATGATCGCCGGCGCCCGCGTCGACGTCGCCCCCTACAAGCAGAACCCCGCCGACTTCGTCCTCTGGAAGCCCTCCAAGCCGGGTGAGCCGGTGTGGGAGAGCCCCTGGGGTCCGGGGCGTCCCGGCTGGCACATCGAGTGCTCGGCGATGATCGAGCAGACCCTGGGCCTGCCCATCGACATCCACGGCGGCGGCATCGACCTCGTCTTCCCGCACCACGAGAACGAGCGCGCCCAGGGCGTCTGCGCCACCCACGACCACACCTACTCGCGGTTCTGGCTGCACAACGGCTTCCTGAACTTCGGCGAGGAGAAGATGTCGAAGTCGCTGGGCAACGTGGCGCTCGCCCACGAGCTGCTGAAGGCCTACCCCGGCGAGGCGATCCGCTGGGCCCTGCTCGTCGGCCACTACCGCGCGCCGCTCGAATGGAACGCCGACCTGCTCGACCAGGCCAAGCGCTCGCTCGACCGCCTCTATGGCGCGCTGGAGCGGGCGAAGGACGTGGAGGCCGCCACCGACGTGCCGTCGGCCGCCTTCGTCGCCGCCCTGGAGGATGATCTCAACACCGCCGCCGCCATGGCCGAGCTGTTCGGCCTGGCCTCCCGGCTGGAGACCGCGAAGGGCGAGAACAAGGCCCGCGCCAAGGGCGAGCTCCTGGCCTCCGCGCGGCTGATGGGCTTCCTCGCCGCCGATCCCGACAGCTGGTTCCAGGGCGGAGTGGACGAGAGCGTCAAAAGCCGCATCAATGAGCTGGTCGCCGCGCGCGACGCCGCCCGCCGCGCCAAGGACTGGCCCGAGGCCGACCGCATCCGCGGTGAGCTGGCGGCGTTGAACGTGGAGGTTCTCGACGGGCCGACTGGGGCGACCTGGCGCCTGAAGGAGCAAGCCTGA
- the folE gene encoding GTP cyclohydrolase I FolE has translation MDAIRDRTLVGSSDLDLEAVKRPTREEAMEAVRTLIAWAGDDPRREGVIDTPKRVVDAYAEWFEGYKLDPAKELSRTFEDVQGYDDIVMLRDIEVESHCEHHMAPFLGKAYVAYMPTNRVVGISKLAKVVEIFARRLQTQETMTQQIADAITDSLRPAGVAVLIDAAHQCMTTRGVHHRHVSTITTQFTGVFKTDASLRQRFLDFVNKR, from the coding sequence ATGGACGCCATCCGCGACCGAACCCTGGTCGGATCCTCTGACCTTGATCTTGAAGCCGTGAAGCGCCCCACGCGCGAAGAAGCGATGGAGGCCGTTCGCACCCTGATCGCCTGGGCCGGCGACGATCCCCGCCGTGAAGGCGTGATCGACACGCCCAAGCGCGTCGTCGACGCCTATGCCGAATGGTTCGAGGGCTACAAGCTCGACCCGGCCAAGGAACTCTCCCGCACCTTCGAGGACGTGCAGGGCTACGACGACATCGTCATGCTCCGCGACATCGAGGTGGAGAGCCACTGCGAGCACCATATGGCGCCGTTCCTGGGCAAGGCCTACGTCGCCTACATGCCGACCAACCGCGTGGTCGGCATCTCCAAGCTGGCCAAGGTGGTCGAGATCTTCGCCCGCCGTCTCCAGACCCAGGAGACCATGACCCAGCAGATCGCCGACGCCATCACCGACAGCCTGCGCCCGGCGGGCGTGGCGGTGCTGATCGACGCGGCGCACCAGTGCATGACCACGCGCGGCGTGCACCACCGCCACGTCTCGACGATCACCACGCAGTTCACCGGCGTCTTCAAGACCGACGCCAGCCTGCGCCAGCGCTTCCTGGACTTCGTCAACAAGCGCTGA
- the hisI gene encoding phosphoribosyl-AMP cyclohydrolase, with translation MTGFPTAPDTHALEHGDVLAPKFDASGLIAAIATHADTGEVLMFAWMNAEALAKTLETGEAHYFSRSRNELWHKGATSGQVQKLAEIRIDCDQDAVWMKVRPQGDGGACHTGARSCFYRVIENGRLVERS, from the coding sequence ATGACCGGCTTCCCCACCGCGCCCGACACGCACGCCCTGGAGCACGGGGATGTGCTGGCCCCGAAGTTCGACGCCAGTGGCCTGATCGCGGCCATCGCCACCCACGCCGACACCGGCGAGGTGCTGATGTTCGCCTGGATGAACGCCGAGGCCCTGGCGAAGACGCTGGAAACCGGCGAGGCGCACTACTTCAGCCGCTCGCGCAACGAGCTGTGGCACAAGGGCGCGACCAGCGGCCAGGTGCAGAAGCTCGCGGAGATCCGCATCGACTGCGACCAGGACGCGGTCTGGATGAAGGTCCGGCCGCAGGGCGACGGCGGCGCCTGCCATACCGGCGCGCGCTCCTGCTTCTACCGCGTCATCGAAAACGGCAGGCTCGTGGAGCGCTCATGA
- a CDS encoding LysE family translocator yields MTVTAALIAFSVAAGLLTITPGLDVALVLRTAAVEGTKKACLAGLGVCIGTLGWGAIAALGLGALLAASQLAFEILKWAGAAYLVWLGLNLILKPRTRFELDGAAAAPRSDLGWLWKGALNNLLNPKAGVFYVSFLPQFVPANVPAAPFMFGLACIHVAMGLVWFAVLIGATRPIAGVLQRASVVRWLDRITGGVFLGFGVRLAMERR; encoded by the coding sequence ATGACCGTCACCGCCGCCCTGATCGCCTTCTCCGTCGCCGCAGGCCTGCTGACCATCACCCCCGGCCTCGACGTGGCGCTCGTCCTGCGCACCGCCGCCGTCGAAGGAACGAAGAAGGCCTGCCTGGCCGGCCTCGGCGTCTGCATCGGGACGCTCGGCTGGGGGGCGATCGCAGCCCTGGGGCTGGGCGCCCTGCTGGCCGCCTCGCAGCTGGCCTTCGAAATCCTCAAATGGGCGGGCGCGGCCTACCTCGTCTGGCTGGGCCTCAACCTCATCCTGAAGCCCCGCACGCGCTTCGAGCTGGACGGGGCCGCGGCGGCACCGCGCAGCGACCTTGGCTGGCTGTGGAAGGGCGCGCTCAACAACCTGCTCAATCCCAAGGCCGGGGTCTTCTACGTCTCGTTCCTGCCCCAGTTCGTGCCGGCCAACGTGCCGGCGGCGCCGTTCATGTTCGGCCTCGCCTGCATCCACGTGGCCATGGGCCTCGTCTGGTTCGCGGTGCTGATCGGCGCGACGCGGCCGATCGCCGGGGTCCTGCAGCGGGCCAGCGTCGTGCGCTGGCTCGACCGGATCACCGGCGGGGTGTTCCTCGGCTTCGGCGTCCGCCTGGCGATGGAGCGCCGCTAG
- a CDS encoding alkaline phosphatase D family protein — MNIDRRKALALLSFGAAAPAVAQAQNAGSVRFDHGVASGDPLQDRMILWTRITPEQAGGPVAYRWRLDPVDRRAGGAKSGQGVTGPERDYTVKVDVTGLDAGRAYTFQFESGGVKSPVGRTRTLPKGAVKDVVLAVASCTLYPNGYFNAYGAIAALPRVDAVLHLGDYIYEYGGPGSYGMTSAVAGERPHDPPHELLSLDDYRRRHAQYKADPQLQAAHARAPWIVVWDDHETANDSFKDGAQNHQPATEGDWDSRKARAIKAYYEWMPIREPKGGGYAVYRSFDFGDLASLFMFETRLTARDKQLVYDRDLPNFEDPAALTAFRAKLADPARRMMAPAQEAWLAEGMAASVKSGRTWQVLGNEVVMARVANPPIRKLMGEAAYRAATADISPGRKGTIERMDKAAAHGLPWGLDMWDGYPADRQRLYGIFRQAKANAIVVSGDSHAFWANELWDSETGGHRVAVEFGTTGITSPGAEDDVPSVPWGRLFAEANREVVFNDQKAKGFVLLTLTKTQAKGELIAVSSITDKSYTATALKTFVVKPGKSGPSAVKEA; from the coding sequence ATGAACATCGATCGCCGCAAGGCTCTGGCGCTTCTGTCCTTCGGGGCCGCAGCCCCCGCCGTCGCGCAGGCCCAGAACGCGGGAAGCGTGCGTTTCGACCACGGCGTGGCTTCGGGCGATCCGCTCCAGGACCGGATGATCCTGTGGACCCGCATCACGCCCGAACAGGCGGGCGGGCCCGTCGCCTACCGCTGGCGTCTCGATCCAGTCGATCGCCGGGCCGGCGGCGCCAAGTCCGGCCAGGGCGTCACCGGGCCGGAGCGGGACTACACGGTGAAGGTGGACGTCACGGGCCTCGACGCCGGCCGCGCCTACACCTTCCAGTTCGAGTCCGGCGGCGTGAAGTCGCCGGTCGGCCGCACCCGCACCTTGCCGAAGGGGGCGGTGAAGGACGTCGTCCTGGCCGTGGCGAGCTGCACCCTCTATCCGAACGGCTACTTCAACGCCTACGGCGCGATCGCCGCCCTGCCGCGGGTCGACGCGGTGCTGCACCTCGGCGACTACATCTACGAGTACGGCGGGCCGGGCTCCTACGGGATGACTTCCGCCGTTGCCGGTGAGCGGCCGCACGACCCGCCGCACGAGCTCCTCAGCCTCGACGACTACCGGCGCCGCCACGCCCAGTACAAGGCCGACCCCCAGCTCCAGGCGGCGCACGCCCGCGCGCCCTGGATCGTCGTCTGGGACGACCACGAGACCGCCAACGACTCCTTCAAGGACGGCGCCCAGAACCACCAGCCAGCCACCGAGGGCGACTGGGACAGCCGCAAGGCCCGCGCCATCAAGGCCTATTACGAGTGGATGCCGATCCGCGAACCGAAGGGCGGCGGCTATGCGGTCTATCGCAGCTTCGACTTCGGCGACCTCGCCAGCCTGTTCATGTTCGAGACCCGGCTCACCGCGCGCGACAAGCAGCTGGTCTATGACCGCGACCTGCCCAACTTCGAGGACCCCGCCGCCCTGACCGCCTTCCGCGCCAAGCTCGCCGACCCGGCTCGCCGGATGATGGCCCCGGCCCAGGAGGCGTGGCTCGCCGAGGGCATGGCGGCCTCGGTGAAGTCCGGCCGCACCTGGCAGGTGCTCGGCAACGAGGTGGTCATGGCGCGAGTCGCCAATCCGCCGATCCGCAAGCTGATGGGCGAGGCGGCCTACAGGGCGGCGACGGCGGACATCTCGCCCGGCCGCAAGGGCACGATCGAGCGGATGGACAAGGCCGCGGCCCATGGCCTGCCCTGGGGCCTCGACATGTGGGACGGCTATCCCGCCGACCGGCAGCGGCTCTACGGGATCTTCCGCCAGGCGAAGGCCAACGCCATCGTCGTCTCCGGCGACAGCCATGCCTTCTGGGCCAACGAACTGTGGGACTCCGAGACCGGCGGCCATCGCGTGGCGGTGGAGTTCGGCACGACCGGCATCACCAGCCCCGGCGCCGAGGACGACGTGCCAAGCGTGCCCTGGGGCAGGCTGTTCGCCGAGGCCAACCGGGAGGTCGTGTTCAACGACCAGAAGGCCAAGGGCTTCGTCCTCCTCACCCTGACCAAGACCCAGGCCAAGGGCGAACTGATCGCGGTCTCCTCGATCACCGACAAGAGCTACACGGCCACGGCGCTGAAGACCTTCGTGGTGAAGCCGGGCAAGTCCGGCCCCTCGGCCGTGAAGGAAGCCTAG
- a CDS encoding ferritin family protein, giving the protein MSSEVLHVAREKLSRKTLEMHYAITSLMEELEAVDWYRQRADDTEDTELKAILLHNAREELEHAAMVLEWIRRNDGETDAQLKEYLFKSGSIAGREEEASDKHGL; this is encoded by the coding sequence ATGTCCAGCGAAGTCCTCCACGTCGCCCGCGAAAAACTCAGCCGCAAGACGCTCGAGATGCATTATGCGATCACCTCGCTGATGGAGGAGCTCGAAGCCGTGGACTGGTATCGTCAGCGCGCCGACGACACCGAAGACACCGAGCTGAAGGCCATCCTGTTGCACAACGCCCGCGAGGAGCTGGAGCACGCCGCCATGGTCCTGGAATGGATCCGCCGAAACGACGGCGAGACCGACGCCCAGCTGAAGGAATATCTCTTCAAGTCCGGCTCCATCGCCGGGCGCGAAGAGGAGGCCAGCGACAAGCATGGCCTCTGA